A genomic stretch from Halichoerus grypus chromosome 7, mHalGry1.hap1.1, whole genome shotgun sequence includes:
- the LOC118521328 gene encoding T-cell surface glycoprotein CD1a-like isoform X2 gives MLFLQLVLLVVLLPGGDSEDAFQEPMSFQIILTISFYNRSWTQNLGSAWLNELQTHGWDSKTGALILLWPWSRGNLTTEQLMKLEKLLYTCSIGCRQVFQDHVAHWQLEYPFQVQLAKGCKLHTGEASEEFVRIAYQGADLVSFQNMTWWPSPKGGSRAQQVCKLFNQDHVTNEETHIFFSDSCPRFLLSLLDAGKEDLQRQERPEAWLSTGPSPGPGHLLLVCHISGFHPKPVWVMWMREQPHSVGLDFLAVIVPLVLLAVLALWLWKRWKTHWRPQCTGFHLE, from the exons ATGCTGTTCCTGCAACTTGTGTTGCTGGTGGTTCTCCTCCCAGGTGGTGACAGTGAAGATG CTTTCCAGGAGCCGATGTCCTTCCAAATTATCTTGACCATATCCTTTTACAACCGTTCCTGGACACAAAATCTGGGTTCAGCTTGGCTGAATGAGCTGCAGACTCATGGCTGGGACAGTAAGACTGGGGCTCTCATTCTCCTTTGGCCTTGGTCCAGGGGCAACTTGACCACTGAGCAGCTGATGAAATTGGAAAAGTTATTGTACACATGCTCCATTGGATGTCGTCAGGTGTTTCAAGACCATGTCGCACACTGGCAGCTTGAAT ATCCCTTCCAGGTACAGCTGGCAAAAGGCTGTAAGCTACACACTGGGGAAGCATCAGAAGAATTTGTGCGGATTGCTTATCAAGGGGCAGATCTCGTGAGCTTCCAGAACATGACATGGTGGCCATCTCCAAAGGGAGGAAGTAGGGCTCAGCAGGTCTGCAAACTATTCAATCAGGACCATGTGACCAATGAGGAAACACACATATTCTTtagtgactcctgccccaggtTCCTCTTGAGTCTTCTTGATGCAGGGAAGGAAGATCTCCAGCGACAAG AGAGGCCAGAGGCCTGGCTGTCCACTGGCCCCAGTCCCGGTCCTGGCCATCTCCTGCTGGTGTGCCATATCTCTGGCTTCCACCCAAAGCCTGTGTGGGTGATGTGGATGCGAG AACAGCCCCACTCCGTGGGCTTGGACTTCCTGGCAGTAATAGTGCCCCTGGTGCTTCTGGCAGTTCTGGCGTTGTGGCTCTGGAAACGCTG GAAAACACACTGGAGACCTCAGTGCACTGGCTTCCATTTGGAGTGA
- the LOC118521328 gene encoding T-cell surface glycoprotein CD1a-like isoform X1 gives MLFLQLVLLVVLLPGGDSEDAFQEPMSFQIILTISFYNRSWTQNLGSAWLNELQTHGWDSKTGALILLWPWSRGNLTTEQLMKLEKLLYTCSIGCRQVFQDHVAHWQLEYPFQVQLAKGCKLHTGEASEEFVRIAYQGADLVSFQNMTWWPSPKGGSRAQQVCKLFNQDHVTNEETHIFFSDSCPRFLLSLLDAGKEDLQRQERPEAWLSTGPSPGPGHLLLVCHISGFHPKPVWVMWMRGEKEQQGTQRGDVLPHADGTWYLQTSLDVKASEAAGLSCRVRHSSLGGQDMVLHWEQPHSVGLDFLAVIVPLVLLAVLALWLWKRWKTHWRPQCTGFHLE, from the exons ATGCTGTTCCTGCAACTTGTGTTGCTGGTGGTTCTCCTCCCAGGTGGTGACAGTGAAGATG CTTTCCAGGAGCCGATGTCCTTCCAAATTATCTTGACCATATCCTTTTACAACCGTTCCTGGACACAAAATCTGGGTTCAGCTTGGCTGAATGAGCTGCAGACTCATGGCTGGGACAGTAAGACTGGGGCTCTCATTCTCCTTTGGCCTTGGTCCAGGGGCAACTTGACCACTGAGCAGCTGATGAAATTGGAAAAGTTATTGTACACATGCTCCATTGGATGTCGTCAGGTGTTTCAAGACCATGTCGCACACTGGCAGCTTGAAT ATCCCTTCCAGGTACAGCTGGCAAAAGGCTGTAAGCTACACACTGGGGAAGCATCAGAAGAATTTGTGCGGATTGCTTATCAAGGGGCAGATCTCGTGAGCTTCCAGAACATGACATGGTGGCCATCTCCAAAGGGAGGAAGTAGGGCTCAGCAGGTCTGCAAACTATTCAATCAGGACCATGTGACCAATGAGGAAACACACATATTCTTtagtgactcctgccccaggtTCCTCTTGAGTCTTCTTGATGCAGGGAAGGAAGATCTCCAGCGACAAG AGAGGCCAGAGGCCTGGCTGTCCACTGGCCCCAGTCCCGGTCCTGGCCATCTCCTGCTGGTGTGCCATATCTCTGGCTTCCACCCAAAGCCTGTGTGGGTGATGTGGATGCGAGGTGAGAAGGAGCAACAGGGCACCCAGCGAGGTGACGTCCTGCCCCATGCTGATGGGACATGGTATCTTCAGACGTCCTTGGATGTGAAAGCCAGTGAGGCAGCTGGCCTGTCATGCCGAGTGAGACATAGCAGTCTAGGAGGCCAGGACATGGTCCTCCACTGGG AACAGCCCCACTCCGTGGGCTTGGACTTCCTGGCAGTAATAGTGCCCCTGGTGCTTCTGGCAGTTCTGGCGTTGTGGCTCTGGAAACGCTG GAAAACACACTGGAGACCTCAGTGCACTGGCTTCCATTTGGAGTGA